A genomic segment from Lutzomyia longipalpis isolate SR_M1_2022 chromosome 3, ASM2433408v1 encodes:
- the LOC129794344 gene encoding zinc finger protein 62 homolog has product MSCNPELEDEKLPIKVEIKTKDDELCRLCAEKTFEYASVFIDNLHESLKTHFGLMIEESDNWPKFICRKCLQTARVCVDFVSTIRESEETLRNVYGDLRDVEIKPDIEMVDVKSTGELENENEDDDALVEKRITRKRSQRKPIRDWGEKPAAAAVVVPKKRGRPRKIPPTEVEHKVEAKPATSPIAQSPSMMEQSPSSPEEDIPGSPFMQQDTSTDEEDMEDDDNKSSKGARKRGRPRIRPVAAKRAGRKYNKEIAEENIKKIEEFFKMDCNLCQQSYTKLRDLQAHYRKVHKRKGYVMCCNVKFNRPSKILQHFDHHMNPEAFKCTECGKSFKNKYGLRLHTENSHTPPELHKYKCPNCPKTFMSMIRYKKHSYVHVTDAEKSHICPHCSKAFAFKANLQIHIRQMHEEVSYHVCEICAKMFKNKDVFLRHQKTHSGEKIEKIPCPVCGNSFKYKAQLKLHMKRHNDSGQVFRCHLCNKESPNSLALHEHIKYVHVRERKHKCNLCSAAFKTPIGLREHMATHTSSQILYTCLFCPKQFNSNANKYVHQKRKHPVEYEAMKQKKNLENLIDMDPTEELQNLLYLKEYYVKMSCLSNEDVKYRVKEENLGCDEELCRFCASKTTEYSSLFNENLHENLILNFGLSINQDDNWPKFLCKNCLKNANLCIDFLSTIRKTEEVLRTIYGELTKTILTKPDIELIDVKELLPHCTPIDPNYCDEVIPETSSLNADEVKELFVVKTTLRKRGRPRKKSRDDTTNEVFEKKIRNRYESLRETRKLPGGSEKTKKIVGGKKRVMTKTKICKKNRRTASEFEEQDERIRDFFKLQCSNCSEIFDKLKDLRTHSLRVHQEEAYIMCCDKKLDNRTKIINHLNMHTNPNAYKCTKCDKTFLTDRGLIKHDLNKHVPPEEHLYKCSDCPRTFMTLCRYKTHRAKHMSEEEKEFKCPQCGKAFAFRAVLSQHIRYVHDESSKHVCEVCAKVFKSKYNYQIHMSNHLDNGVREFACTLCDKSFKRKRLLKVHIERHNKAGEVFKCDMCGKESPNRSALKCHIEYSHMKVRKFECNLCNSAFKTKLGLKEHIATHSQSQILYSCLFCPKQFNSNANKYVHQKRKHPVEYEAMQKEKGGKI; this is encoded by the exons ATGTCTTGTAATCCGGAATTAGAAGATGAAAAACTTCCAATAAAAGTGGAAATAAAGACAAAAGACGATGAATTGTGTCGTTTGTGTGCAGAAAAGACCTTTGAGTATGCATCGGTTTTCATTGATAATCTCCATGAGTCCCTAAAAACTCATTTTGGATTAAtg ATTGAAGAAAGCGACAACTGGCCCAAGTTTATTTGTCGAAAATGCCTACAGACTGCAAGAGTTTGCGTTGATTTCGTTTCCACCATCCGGGAAAGTGAGGAGACACTTCGAAATGTTTACGGAGATTTGAGAGATGTGGAAATTAAGCCGGACATTGAGATGGTTGATGTAAAATCCACGGGGGAACTTGAGAATGAGAATGAAGACGATGATGCTTTGGTGGAGAAGAGGATTACACGGAAGAGATCACAGAGAAAGCCAATCAGGGATTGGGGTGAGAAAcctgcagcagcagcagtggTGGTACCAAAAAAGCGTGGACGCCCGAGAAAAATCCCACCAACAGAGGTAGAGCATAAAGTTGAAGCTAAACCCGCAACATCCCCCATAGCTCAATCTCCCTCAATGATGGAACAATCACCGTCATCTCCTGAAGAAGATATACCAGGATCGCCATTTATGCAGCAGGATACGAGCACGGATGAAGAAGACATGGAGGATGATGACAACAAAAGTTCAAAGGGTGCACGTAAACGCGGACGACCACGTATTCGTCCTGTAGCAGCTAAGCGCGCGGGGAGGAAGTACAATAAGGAGATTGCAGAGgagaatataaagaaaattgaggaattctTCAAGATGGATTGCAATCTGTGTCAGCAATCGTATACAAAACTGCGAGATCTGCAAGCTCACTACCGCAAAGTTCACAAGAGGAAAGGCTATGTTATGTGTTGCAATGTTAAATTCAATAGACCATCGAAGATATTGCAACACTTTGACCATCACATGAATCCAGAAGCATTTAAATGTACCGAATGTGGTAAATCATTTAAGAACAAATACGGCTTACGGCTGCATACGGAGAATAGCCACACACCACCGGAATTGCACAAGTACAAATGCCCAAATTGTCCGAAAACCTTCATGAGTATGATACGGTACAAGAAGCATTCATATGTGCATGTTACGGATGCAGAGAAAAGCCACATCTGCCCTCACTGTAGTAAAGCATTTGCATTTAAGGCGAATCTTCAGATTCACATAAGACAAATGCACGAGGAGGTGTCATATCATGTCTGTGAAATATGTGCAAAGATGTTTAAGAACAAGGATGTCTTTCTGCGCCATCAGAAGACACACAGtggggagaaaattgaaaagatccCCTGTCCCGTGTGTGGGAATTCCTTCAAGTACAAAGCCCAATTGAAATTGCACATGAAGCGTCATAATGATTCGGGGCAGGTATTCCGTTGTCATCTCTGCAACAAGGAATCCCCAAATAGTTTGGCACTTCATGAGCATATTAAGTACGTTCATGTTCGCGAGAGGAAGCATAAATGTAACCTGTGTAGTGCAGCATTTAAGACACCTATTGGTCTCCGAGAGCACATGGCCACCCACACATCCAGTCAGATTCTCTACACCTGCCTCTTCTGCCCCAAACAATTCAACAGCAATGCCAACAAGTATGTTCATCAGAAGCGAAAGCACCCCGTGGAATATGAGGCGATGaagcagaagaaaaatttggaaaatttaatcgaTATGGATCCAACT GAGGAATTACAGAATCTtctatatttaaaagaatattatgtGAAAATGTCTTGTTTATCAAATGAAGATGTTAAATACAgagttaaagaagaaaatttaggaTGTGATGAAGAATTGTGCCGATTTTGTGCATCTAAAACAACCGAATATTCTTcacttttcaatgaaaatctacATGAAAATCTAATCCTGAATTTTGGATTATCT attAATCAAGATGATAATTGGCCGAAATTCCTttgcaaaaattgcctaaaaaaTGCCAATCTCTGCATTGATTTTCTAAGCACCATCCGGAAGACTGAAGAAGTACTTCGGACCATCTATGGGGAATTAACAAAGACGATTTTGACAAAACCTGATATTGAGTTGATTGATGTGAAGGAACTACTTCCTCATTGTACCCCAATAGATCCGAATTATTGTGACGAAGTCATTCCTGAGACATCATCATTAAATGCCGATGaagtaaaagaattatttgtaGTGAAGACAACACTTAGGAAGCGTGGACGacctagaaaaaaatcccgcGATGACACCACTAATGaagtgtttgagaaaaaaatccgtaACAGGTACGAAAGTCTCAGGGAGACGAGGAAATTACCTGGAGGTTCGgagaaaacgaagaaaattgttggtGGGAAAAAGAGAGTGATGACTAAAACGAagatttgcaagaaaaatcgCCGAACAGCGAGTGAATTTGAGGAACAAGATGAGAGAATAAGGGATTTCTTTAAGCTACAATGTAGCAATTGTAgtgaaatttttgacaaattaaaagaTCTCCGAACGCATTCCCTGAGGGTTCATCAGGAAGAGGCATACATCATGTGTTGCGACAAGAAGTTGGATAATCgaacaaaaatcataaatcaccTCAATATGCATACAAATCCTAATGCGTACAAATGCACAAAATGCGATAAAACCTTCCTCACTGATAGGGGATTAATTAAGCATGATCTCAATAAGCATGTCCCTCCGGAGGAGCATTTGTACAAATGCTCCGACTGCCCACGCACATTCATGACGCTGTGTCGCTACAAGACGCACCGAGCTAAGCATATGAGTGAGGAAGAAAAGGAATTCAAATGCCCCCAATGTGGGAAAGCCTTTGCCTTCAGGGCAGTCCTTTCCCAGCACATACGCTATGTCCACGATGAGAGTAGCAAGCATGTCTGTGAGGTATGTGCAAAGGTATTCAAATCAAAGTACAACTATCAAATCCACATGAGTAATCACCTGGATAATGGTGTTAGGGAATTCGCATGTACACTCTGTGACAAATCCTTCAAACGGAAGCGCCTCCTCAAAGTCCACATTGAGCGTCACAATAAGGCAGGggaagtctttaaatgtgatATGTGTGGTAAGGAATCCCCAAATCGTTCTGCCCTCAAGTGCCACATTGAGTATTCTCATATGAAAGTGCGAAAGTTCGAATGCAACCTCTGCAATAGTGCATTCAAGACGAAATTAGGACTTAAAGAACACATTGCTACACATTCTCAGAGCCAAATCCTCTACTCCTGCCTCTTCTGCCCCAAACAGTTCAACAGCAATGCCAACAAGTATGTTCATCAGAAGCGAAAGCATCCCGTGGAATATGAGGcgatgcaaaaagaaaaaggaggaaaaatataa